TGCAATTACATAATCAGTCACatgcattcatttgcatatcatatctcagtctctcttaCCATTTATTGCTACATCACATCATTATCTTTGGGCTGATTTGCATGAAATCGTGAGCTCGAAGGACTAAAGAGATTGATGGCtgtgtgaggccgagggcctgattgtaaagatattgatgggatcgggctatacgccgcagcatgtttattTGATTAATGCCATGATTGACCTATTATAGGGCTTGGGCTAAaattgcccctccggagtctgcacatccatagtgggcgcaggtacctactgagtgcgagtgcgagtgtcgagcgcgagtgccgagagcgagtgctgagtgactgggaggattgattgactgtgaggattgagtgattgagaggactgagtgattgggaggactgagtgaattgatactctgacaGTATGCAATTGTTTTATCAATGAGTTGCATtacattcgacatgcacacttgacatacaggcatggAGATGTATTCTTCCTTATGCCATTCAAAAATGAAACATTTGGCTATTGAAagcttttgggaaaaattacagtttttacaaacttactcatattttagtGATTTCGAAAAAAGATTTGGTTTTTCACTAATATACTTATAAAGTATGCCTATTttttcggaactgtgaacgagctgacaTTTTATCTCTTAACTATTTCTTTTCGCACTTGTTAttacgttgttatgaactgttgttggctaatggtgttggactctgactttTGTCCTagctcgccactactttcaacctgaggttaggtttgttacttattgagtacatggggtcggttgtactcatactacacttctgcaccttgcgtgcagatgttggatgttgatgttgatgtgtaCACCGGGAGCTGAATTCGAAGATGTACCTACATTCCAGTTATGTCTATCACTTGTCattggtagcattagatttgaattctgttcatttacatttcaaatagATGTTGAAATTATTTCAGTTCAGTCTTGTAAAAAataactctaaatcttagaagttcatgatttgtactactagtccttgagaAATtccttgtataaaagcagttgtattatctTTTCTCcttttaataaatctcattaaattggatagttgttaattggcttacctagtaggttgagttaggtgtcatcacggctagttggattttgggtcgtgacaccgacAACCTGAGTAGAATCTCCATTGCTAGATCTTTAGGGAAAGGCCGGCCATCATTATCACCGGTGGCCATATAAGAGCAGAGAAAACAGAGAGATAAAAATGATGATGAAAAATACTTAATCGTGAAGAAAAAAACTGATGGTGAAGGTCAAATCAGTAGAATAAATTGATTGAGTGAATTACTGGGCACTTCCTCTTTAATACATTCCCCAATCTTTTAGACTTCAATTTTTTACTATAATTATTACTACTACAGTAATCTGATTACCTTATAAGTGATTTAATTACTATTTTACTACTATTAAATTCTACATTTATttctaattatatttattattctgcttttcctaaattatttaatCAGAATGGTGATTagttaataataaataaatatagtGCGAAAGAATTATAAAGGATAATTGATCTCATTCATCCAAAGACTTATGTATCAACAATAACTTAACTAATTAGCATGCAAAGCTTTGTCCATTATATTGTGAATGATCAATTGTTTGTATTATGTTCCGATCCCTATAAGAAGAGGCGAATTCTCATATGTCATCTCATCCTTGCATACATTGAGTACGTACATTAATAATATTGCTAACAAGTTAATATAGAGAGCTACTTACTACTAATTGTATTGATTTTGATGGCTATTATCCCAAGAACTAGCTGTCAAGCACGTTACCATTTTATGGACTACGTACTACAATGGCCACCAACATTCCGTGAGATGCAACTGCTATCAAGGAAAACTCCTTGCAAATCTGGTATTCCGAAACAGTTCTTTATCCATGGTCTTTGGCCATGCGACACGAGAGCAACAACCTTGACATGTCCATGTGCGCCTATTCTCGACGATCAGAACGTAGAAAATGTGGTAAGTGCTTGAAATTAGGACGACCTAGGATATGGCGagactccagatttccgaggacatgacacttgatagtaagatgtggaggtcgagtattagggttgtagattatgaggtagttgagtcgtgtcTTACTCCGTACCATTGTGAGACTAGCCATGTAGGGGTTTTGTCTAAGATAgttagtggcaatgttgtgtcttactatttcgcttttcagtgcaggttCTATTTATTAGCTATCGCttttactttgcatctttcttctcgatttcatggtgttcctattgttCTTATGATTGCTGTGGTGATACTAGTATTGTCTccatttgctttgcatctttctcctGAATTTTATGGTgttcttatttttcttatgattgatGTGgtgttactaatattgtctccttttgtccttttgtctttttcttttcttgagccgagagtctttcggaaacagcctctctgctctttcggggtaagggtaaggtctgcgtacacactaccctccccagaccccattagtgagattttactgggttgttattgttgttgttgtagcatgcactccgtttcaatttatgtgaatctatttcctttttagtctgtgccaaaaagaatgacatctttccttatttggaaacaatttacctttatgcaatgatttatagccacacaaaatatatgtgtctcattttacaccacaagtttaaaagtcttctctgttttcttaaactttgtgtctagtcaaatgagttcacataaactgaaacggatggagtatatatatatatatatatatatatatatatataaacttccaAAATCTTATAAATACTTTAATTTGTTATGCTTTGTACGTACAGTTGAAAAATGACAACTTAGAGACGGTTTTCCACAATGTTTGGCCTAATTTGATAGCTGGCAGACAGGATAAAACTTTCTGGAAATACCAATGGAGAACCCACGGGTTATGTTCCAGCCCAACAATGCAAGTTACAGATTATTTTAAAGCAGCGGCAACGGTACACGCAACGATGATTGTGAAAACCCCGAAGCAAAATCTAATTGAGTACTTTGTCGCTACTGGAATTAACCCTGATGGACCTTTTACTCATTGCATGCCATAACGGCTGCTGCGAGAACAGTGGTGGGTAGTAATAATCATGTGTATGCCTCGTGTAAGTCTAATGGTACACACAATTTTCTACATGAGGTATATCTTTGTTTGGACCAACAACTACAGAACTTCATACCCTGTCCCTTACGTACAGGTGAAAGATCAGGTTGTGGTTCGTACCCGCATAAAAGAAAAATTATACTCCTACCAACTTTTTAGTATTGGTCAGCTAGCTATAGTCCAACTGATCATTTGGAATAAATATTAATGCCGGTAATAATGTTGTATTATCTCATACCATATCGATCAAGCCCAACTGATAAATAAAGACTTGTACTCACTTCATGAAATAAAGACTTCTTCCTTAATTCATTGGTCTTTTTCTTTTTAGTGCCTTTGAACTCTAAATGAAACAATCTTGGGGGTCATTTAATACGTTTGAGGTCTTACTCCTAGCTTAATCACCAGAATTTTTCATCTTTCCCCGAGGGTAAAAGTTCAAGATGAGATTAAGTATATGATGGACAGCTTAACTGCCAAGGCCATATAACGATGTATTTATATATACGATCGAGAGTACAAGTTGCACAAGACGGAATATGTTGAAAAGGGTAAATTGAGCCAACATTGTCACAGTGGAGCAACACTCGATTTGTCTTCTTGTCCTTAACAACCCTTTATTGAAGGGATAATCAGCCCTTTATATTTGAACTCAACTTCTGACTACAGCAATGTGGAAACAATGGAGAAGATTTCTTCTCATAACGGAGGAAGATAATACAAAACTTATTAACACGCCTGATTCAAATATTTATAGAAATAACAAATAACAGTAGCCTCCGACAAAAGACTATTCTTCTGTCAAACGATTAATCTCTTTAGTCGATCATGTAAATCCTACTGATATGGTGTATTCAAATATTATAAAGGTTTAGCAACGGTAAAAGAAAAAAGGCAATCATATATATAGTCAAACAAGTGAAGATTGTGATCTCCAAGAATGAAATTAGTAACTATAAAGTTATATCTGAAACaaagcaacaataataataacatgattGTGATCTTTAAACCATAAAGCTTTATTGACACGAGACAAACTTAGATAGGAAAACTTGAGACTGAGTGGTAACATATTATCCACTCTTGTTTAAAGCTAAATCAAGAAGTGAAATATGTCAGTAAGCTTCAGTGGTTCGGCTCTCCATTCTCTCGTTTAATTATTACTAAGCTTTCCTTATAAAAATGAACGGAACAACCATCTGTGGTTTTCCAGATGGCTCTCCTCGAGTCTGGATGACGAAATCTGAGATTCCTCGTTGTCTGAGTCCTAACATCATAAGAGAATAGATGGGGACGTTTATTTACAAAAATGAGAGCGCTAGAATACCAAGACTTTATATACGAATTGCATTGAAAGGTAAATTGTTTGTTCCAAACACCTGGTTGGATCATTACCCATATATCATAAAAAATCCTTCAACAACGGTCATGAGGGCAATGAAGTCATCAAGCAATACCAGTCTCACATAGCGATGATTGAAAGCGTGTCCAACATCTGGCTCTCCGATCTCTACAAACACCTCATTGTCAAAGTCAAATGAAAGAACGCTACAATCCTTAGAAGTACAACTCCCTCTGCATAGTAGCCAATAATAAGTTCCATTTAAATAAGCAGTACCAATGGCTTCTGCACAGAAATCATGTATGAGATTTGCAGGTTCAAGTATTCTCCATGAATCCCTAGAACAAGAATAGACTGCTGCATATTGTCGTGGGATAGTATGATTTCTAATGTGATCCCAGAAGGACCGAAACCAAACAACCTTGTAGTCATTAGTCATGGGGTCTAATCCGAACCCAAACTGACGGTCCATTTGAGTGAAAAATGGTTGAAGGTCGAAGTTGGATGCAGGAAGGGGCCTCACTTCCCTGGTGGCAAGATTCCACAATGACGAGGAGGTGTTGAATATGCTGCCATCAATTTCTTGCTCCAACAAAAATAAGCCATCCACGGAACCTAACAGGTAAGTCAGACCTATAAAGCCCCGGAGATAATCAGGTGGATTTTCAAGTACACTAGCATCTGAAACCGAAAAAAAGTGATTGGAGGGGAATCATCTAGGGCACTATGATCATAAATCAAGATTTGAGGGGATTTGCTCTTGCTTTTCCAATTCATGTGTTCTCTGATGAAGCTATGGCTCTTCATTATCTCGTACCAGTGCTTGCAGACGCATTTGAATTGCAACAAGGACTCCACTGGCAATCTGAGTAGAATATCCACTGCTAAATCATCACGGAAAGGCCAACCACCATTACCGCTAGTGGCCATAGTAGTTTCGGCgacagagaaagagagagaagggCATATGGATTTGCACGTCTTTTTTTTTTCTACTAATAGGCAGTGGTTTAGATGGAGTGAGTTACCGGTTCTTCCTCTATAATATATTCTCCATTCTTTTAGACATCACCAATTATTTGCTTTAATTACTACCATCTGAATTCTAATGGagtgccttattattctaaaaatttaattttttatcattAAACTAGTAAATCCATTCGCGCTTCGCACGGTCATCAAAAAGAGAATAGAAATATAGGTAAATAGTAATTGTTAGAATTATTATAAGACATCAGTCTTTACTAATCAAAGAAGTAGCCTAAAagagataaaaaaataaattgttaACTCATGGTCTTGAAATAACTCATGCAGTGAAACTTTTAAAGTCATCCTTAACATTGACCATTAAAATATAATTCTTATTCTAGTATTTTATCTCTAGGAGTAATATTAAATTTTATGTAATAGCAAAAGTGAGTTTCAACAAAAATTTATTCTCAAGAGCATTCAATGAATGATAGTGGAAGTAGTACTCTTTGTTCAGtttcatcttttgtatattctccGTCGTAAcacaattaattttttatttatttattggttTTATCATCATTAATCCCTATCAACGACCAAGAAGTTCTCAACAACTAAGAAGTTCTACATTGTAGACAAAAATccaataaaatttttaattttcgctctctcatatatatatagtttgtatttatgatattatgataagtaaaaataaagtacAGAGAAGAAAGAATTCCCCTCCAAAACAAAAGTAAGAAGTCAAATTGTATCTCAGGTAATAAAGAAATTTTCATATTTGAAGCCGTTTACCCACATATGAAATAGTATTTGGTAAAGCATGAGTCAGGTAGCAGTAACCCCTGGAAAGCAAAGCCTTAGTCAATTGTTAGTAGGTAAAGAAGTatacgaatatatatatatatatatatatatgatatgttatgtgtcacgacccaaactccctctctataatgtcgtgacggtacctagtctctacgactaggtaagcctaacaaattacggAAAATAACAAATGGaaataaaacttggcaactaatagcagtggataactgaataactagtaacaatgtcgctcggcatgtataataaccaatactctataaatacccGTCTTACTAAaatccggaacatcataagtcacgagccactaaaagaaaaatagtatctatgtacacaagagtctaataaaaagaaatacag
The DNA window shown above is from Nicotiana tomentosiformis chromosome 8, ASM39032v3, whole genome shotgun sequence and carries:
- the LOC104089642 gene encoding putative F-box protein At3g10430, translated to MATSGNGGWPFRDDLAVDILLRLPVESLLQFKCVCKHWYEIMKSHSFIREHMNWKSKSKSPQILIYDHNASVLENPPDYLRGFIGLTYLLGSVDGLFLLEQEIDGSIFNTSSSLWNLATREVRPLPASNFDLQPFFTQMDRQFGFGLDPMTNDYKVVWFRSFWDHIRNHTIPRQYAAVYSCSRDSWRILEPANLIHDFCAEAIGTAYLNGTYYWLLCRGSCTSKDCSVLSFDFDNEVFVEIGEPDVGHAFNHRYVRLVLLDDFIALMTVVEGFFMIYG